ACGCTGGTGTCGATCATCAAATGGCTGCGGCCCGGCGCGGTTATCGCGATCGCCAAGTAGGCGAACGCTATTCGCTCACATCGGCACGGGCGCGGCCGGGTTTGACGTTGAACTTCAGGTCTGCCACCGACATCGTCGCCTCGTAGGTGCGGTCGTAGCCGGTCGCGCTGATCCGCCACCCGTCGGGGGTGCGCCGGTACTGGTCGCGGTAGAACGCCGCGCCGATCAACATGAAGTTGAACTCGGCGACGATCACCCGGTCCTGCAGATACCAGATTGCCGAGGCGGTATCGCCGTCGACGGTGATCTCCGGATGAGTGACGCGGTGCTCGGTGACGACACCAGGCCCCATGGCTGAGCTCAGGTACTCCA
This genomic stretch from Mycobacterium paragordonae harbors:
- a CDS encoding nuclear transport factor 2 family protein gives rise to the protein MCCNEPVSLSEYPVADVEAIKQVKYRYLRAMDTKHWDEFAETMTEDIVGAYGSSLGKELHFDNRKDLVEYLSSAMGPGVVTEHRVTHPEITVDGDTASAIWYLQDRVIVAEFNFMLIGAAFYRDQYRRTPDGWRISATGYDRTYEATMSVADLKFNVKPGRARADVSE